One window of the Shewanella khirikhana genome contains the following:
- a CDS encoding sensor histidine kinase, with protein MEQGALSGGQSQGNDRRWMPLVSLLPLLLVCVYLAHSSALILPAAAKCEAYLSGILAALLLASPMLLGQYLLGRQLYLHRRHMRDSRGWVVMTLALTGLVVYPLLALLFTPASVLTADGAHSSAEGLGMVMAAALLWWLLEFVKGRYSGRGKSLPWLLSLDAMVLAGLLGWAILLAGVFNSIDDPMMNQPIKLVLDLGSQLEHLGRLGSYAWQFCVMALLMFFFYWLNRYLLIRQCLSRFGLACFVVVSLLALMLLTPLLAAMVIALPINALPQDVALLVPGGNNNPFDAHNYRFMFVVWLVSTPIILAFERQQQASRLAAIAQQQAQTELQLLQQQINPHFLFNTLNSLYALTLMKTEDAPERILQLAGLLRYSVYRGQQPEVSLSEEVACLKDYLALQQIRQGARLSIDCDWPDAALVQLRLAPLLFIVLVENAFKHGLEPSQHQGWLKLGFWQQNGKLCFRCDNSLPPTEPSEGAEKHTIAAAQPLAEGGGLGLTNLSRRLALLYPDGHKLTSERRDDHWHAQLEIELGQASRPAD; from the coding sequence ATGGAGCAGGGAGCCTTGAGCGGGGGGCAAAGCCAGGGGAACGACAGGCGCTGGATGCCACTGGTATCCCTGCTGCCACTGCTGCTGGTGTGCGTGTATCTTGCCCATAGCAGTGCGCTTATTTTGCCTGCAGCAGCCAAGTGCGAGGCCTATTTGAGCGGTATCTTGGCGGCCTTGCTGCTGGCGTCTCCCATGTTGCTTGGGCAGTATCTTTTGGGCAGGCAGCTTTACCTGCACAGACGCCATATGCGTGATAGCCGGGGTTGGGTCGTGATGACCCTGGCGCTGACTGGCTTGGTGGTGTATCCGCTGCTGGCACTGTTATTCACGCCTGCAAGCGTGCTGACTGCGGACGGTGCCCACAGCAGTGCTGAAGGGCTTGGCATGGTGATGGCCGCCGCTCTGCTATGGTGGTTGCTGGAATTTGTTAAAGGACGCTACTCGGGTAGGGGCAAGAGCTTGCCCTGGCTGCTGAGTCTGGATGCCATGGTGCTTGCCGGGCTGCTGGGCTGGGCAATATTGCTGGCCGGGGTATTTAACAGTATCGATGACCCCATGATGAACCAGCCAATCAAACTGGTGCTGGATCTTGGCAGTCAGCTGGAACACCTTGGCCGCCTGGGCTCCTATGCCTGGCAGTTTTGTGTGATGGCGCTGCTGATGTTCTTCTTTTATTGGCTCAATCGTTATTTGCTTATTCGCCAGTGCCTTAGCCGTTTTGGGCTGGCCTGCTTTGTGGTGGTGTCGCTGCTGGCGCTGATGCTACTGACGCCGCTATTGGCGGCCATGGTTATCGCCCTGCCGATAAACGCGTTACCGCAGGATGTGGCGCTTCTCGTGCCCGGTGGCAACAACAATCCCTTCGATGCCCATAACTACCGCTTTATGTTTGTGGTGTGGCTGGTGTCCACCCCCATTATTTTGGCCTTCGAGCGTCAGCAGCAGGCATCCAGACTGGCGGCCATTGCCCAGCAGCAAGCCCAGACCGAACTGCAACTGCTGCAGCAGCAGATAAATCCGCACTTTTTGTTCAACACCCTCAACAGCCTCTACGCCCTCACCCTGATGAAGACCGAAGACGCGCCTGAGCGCATTTTGCAGCTTGCGGGCCTTTTGCGTTACAGCGTCTACCGGGGGCAGCAGCCAGAGGTTTCTCTGAGCGAAGAGGTGGCCTGTCTCAAGGACTATCTGGCGCTGCAGCAAATCCGTCAGGGGGCGCGGCTGTCCATCGACTGTGACTGGCCGGATGCGGCCCTGGTACAGCTCAGGCTGGCGCCGCTGCTGTTTATCGTGCTGGTGGAAAATGCCTTTAAGCACGGATTGGAACCCAGTCAGCACCAGGGGTGGCTTAAGCTTGGGTTTTGGCAGCAGAATGGCAAACTCTGTTTTCGTTGTGATAACTCACTGCCGCCTACAGAGCCCAGCGAGGGCGCCGAAAAACATACCATTGCGGCGGCGCAACCCCTGGCCGAAGGCGGTGGACTTGGGCTGACAAACCTCAGTCGCCGCCTGGCGCTGCTTTACCCTGATGGGCACAAGCTGACAAGTGAGCGCCGTGACGACCACTGGCATGCACAACTGGAGATAGAACTTGGCCAAGCTTCGCGCCCTGCTGATTGA
- a CDS encoding M1 family metallopeptidase → MVAEPQNSLTLHKGMLNEWRFIRCQPLFWISSLGALGFATVLSQGLYLADAAPVAVAGLQLQLMTLQLLIMPALVAALAPLQLLSGSTYRLNELLAATHTSDKQLRQSQLSLLFLMCFVLMLLAGVPALLSSLSPGLPGSAPGELLQAFIGNTLLYLLPNLLLWLGAALLLCRLGSGVTLYVVLFCAMMAYLYLCSLVGSPILAGSHVVSETFYQLMLWLDPMNFTALTHSLALDGNTNTGLTNSSTIFNRVLTLLLAGLMFWLGMRPLPAHTQGNALSVDPDANAPPSTRATWANLWSRRIKSIAATRFNSGFFGQALGSALADRLNQLLVLVWLLVCANEVASGLDVAEPMARLLEPGSIQALNRIMFDLVPVGGCLLLSLLGWQIVSRGQRLGMAELIAAKSWHNRDLLLAQWLALSTLAALLVGSAILVTMAVQLLMDSPISAAPYVLTGAVRWLGLALWGGWVLGICHLLRSPQAAAGSLLLLLIVKYSPLMAALGLSHPLWNITNIPLQQGDDFWGYAASSQTIVPYGLLWLMLTLCLLRVAVTVSHRGTGIRPPASRLPIAHAAWLALLCLGSLMLSHSQIVAEKPLINRDQAAAWRADYERQYGFFADEPSLVVTHLDAQVRFFPTEGRADIELLYRLHNPHPHSVATLLIGRYGNFRGETIEVDDADLEYHDTCLGQRLYRWHKALRPGEERQFRARIEVKQPQWWPLSEHQLVSEGFSYLRSQPLIPVVGYQHQWQLQELKERREHGLSDTPPQGPDGYDWITVSSTISTPVSHYPLTQGQVTTDSLTDDLRSIGYETQTPIRDLPAWLALSSQRHVKMAGAMTGKAAGAMTGKVTLQIFAATTDADTLALHFDAMTDTLNWFEAHIKPYPHPDLSLVTMPELGGSGYALPQIALLSDKLAFRAMPSADALFDQRYRRAVHETAHQWFGHDLGNGSDEQSVFLVESLTKYLELVLIEQRYGTKAMEALVDYERQRFTDAERSDMGKEPGFIYARSAHQQYSGATLVFATLRATLGDRPIIAALRSLWQQHAYPGTPARAQDFVTALKLQSPEHSALIDELLLTPGALRSFVAKDGSGTKLSPNAHRGAFAPR, encoded by the coding sequence ATGGTCGCTGAACCACAAAACTCCCTGACGCTGCATAAAGGCATGCTCAACGAGTGGCGATTCATCCGTTGCCAGCCACTGTTCTGGATAAGCAGCCTTGGCGCACTCGGTTTTGCCACTGTGCTGAGTCAGGGACTGTATCTTGCCGATGCCGCGCCAGTGGCAGTGGCAGGTCTGCAATTACAACTGATGACGCTGCAACTGCTTATCATGCCTGCATTGGTCGCGGCACTGGCACCGCTGCAACTCTTGAGCGGCAGCACCTATCGGCTCAATGAGCTGCTTGCCGCCACCCACACCAGTGACAAGCAGCTGCGACAATCACAGCTCAGTTTATTGTTTTTGATGTGTTTTGTGCTGATGCTACTGGCGGGTGTGCCTGCACTGCTGAGCTCACTCAGCCCTGGCCTGCCTGGCTCGGCCCCGGGAGAGCTGCTGCAGGCCTTCATCGGCAACACTCTATTGTATCTGCTGCCCAACCTGCTGCTGTGGCTCGGCGCCGCGCTGCTGCTTTGCCGGCTCGGAAGTGGTGTCACCCTGTATGTGGTGCTTTTCTGCGCCATGATGGCCTACCTCTACCTGTGCAGTTTGGTCGGCTCACCCATTCTGGCTGGCAGCCATGTGGTCAGCGAGACGTTTTACCAACTGATGCTGTGGTTAGACCCGATGAACTTTACCGCCCTGACCCATTCTCTGGCGCTGGATGGCAATACAAACACAGGCCTGACCAATTCATCGACCATCTTCAACCGCGTGCTTACCCTGCTCTTGGCTGGGCTGATGTTCTGGCTTGGCATGCGCCCCCTACCGGCCCACACCCAGGGCAACGCCTTATCGGTCGACCCCGATGCCAACGCGCCCCCATCCACCCGTGCCACATGGGCCAACCTCTGGTCCCGACGGATAAAGTCCATAGCCGCAACCCGGTTTAACTCCGGTTTTTTTGGACAGGCGCTGGGCAGCGCACTCGCAGACAGACTCAATCAGCTGTTGGTGCTGGTGTGGCTGCTGGTTTGTGCTAACGAAGTCGCCAGCGGCCTCGATGTTGCCGAACCCATGGCGCGACTGCTGGAACCCGGCAGTATCCAGGCATTGAATCGCATCATGTTCGACCTGGTGCCGGTTGGAGGCTGCTTACTCCTGTCGCTGCTGGGCTGGCAGATAGTCAGCCGCGGCCAACGATTGGGGATGGCTGAGCTGATTGCCGCCAAGTCCTGGCACAATCGCGATCTGCTGCTGGCCCAGTGGCTGGCACTGTCGACCCTGGCCGCCCTGCTGGTTGGCTCGGCCATACTGGTGACCATGGCGGTGCAACTCCTGATGGACAGCCCCATCAGCGCCGCGCCCTATGTGTTGACCGGCGCCGTCCGCTGGCTTGGTCTTGCGCTCTGGGGCGGCTGGGTTCTGGGGATTTGCCACCTGCTGCGCTCGCCGCAGGCCGCTGCGGGCTCGCTGCTACTGCTGCTTATCGTCAAATACAGCCCGCTGATGGCGGCACTTGGCCTGTCTCATCCACTGTGGAATATCACCAATATTCCGCTGCAACAGGGCGATGATTTCTGGGGGTATGCCGCGAGCAGCCAGACCATAGTCCCCTACGGTCTGCTGTGGCTAATGCTGACGTTATGCCTGCTGAGGGTAGCCGTAACAGTGAGTCACAGGGGCACGGGGATCCGGCCACCGGCGAGCCGTCTGCCCATAGCGCACGCCGCGTGGTTGGCACTACTGTGTCTGGGGAGCCTGATGTTAAGCCACAGCCAAATCGTGGCCGAGAAGCCGCTGATTAACCGCGACCAAGCCGCGGCCTGGCGCGCCGACTATGAACGCCAGTATGGATTTTTTGCCGATGAGCCCTCACTGGTCGTGACCCATCTGGATGCTCAGGTACGCTTTTTCCCCACCGAGGGCCGGGCGGACATCGAGTTGCTGTATCGGCTGCATAATCCCCATCCACATTCAGTCGCCACCCTGCTGATCGGTCGCTACGGTAACTTTCGGGGGGAAACCATCGAGGTGGATGATGCCGATCTTGAGTACCACGACACCTGCCTCGGACAGCGGCTTTATCGCTGGCACAAGGCGCTCAGGCCCGGCGAAGAACGGCAGTTCCGGGCACGTATTGAGGTTAAGCAGCCGCAGTGGTGGCCACTGAGTGAACATCAGCTGGTAAGCGAGGGCTTCAGTTACCTGCGCAGCCAACCCCTGATCCCCGTGGTGGGATATCAGCATCAGTGGCAGCTGCAGGAACTGAAGGAGCGCCGCGAACACGGCCTGTCAGACACGCCGCCACAAGGCCCAGACGGCTACGACTGGATAACCGTCAGCAGCACAATCAGCACTCCCGTCAGCCACTACCCGCTGACGCAGGGACAGGTTACAACGGATTCGCTGACAGACGACTTGCGCAGCATAGGTTACGAGACCCAGACGCCCATCCGGGATCTCCCGGCCTGGCTTGCCCTGTCATCCCAAAGGCACGTCAAGATGGCGGGCGCAATGACAGGCAAAGCAGCGGGCGCAATGACGGGGAAAGTGACGCTGCAGATTTTTGCAGCCACTACCGATGCCGACACTCTGGCGCTGCACTTCGATGCGATGACCGACACCCTGAACTGGTTTGAAGCCCATATCAAACCTTATCCGCACCCCGACTTGAGTCTGGTCACCATGCCAGAGCTGGGTGGCAGTGGTTATGCCCTGCCACAGATAGCGCTGCTGAGCGACAAACTGGCTTTTCGGGCCATGCCAAGCGCCGATGCGCTTTTCGATCAGCGCTACCGCCGCGCAGTGCATGAAACCGCCCACCAATGGTTTGGCCACGATCTGGGTAATGGCAGCGACGAGCAGAGCGTCTTTTTGGTGGAATCCCTGACCAAATATCTTGAATTGGTACTGATTGAACAGCGCTACGGCACAAAAGCCATGGAGGCCTTGGTTGACTATGAACGCCAGAGGTTCACAGATGCCGAGCGCAGCGACATGGGAAAGGAACCAGGTTTTATCTACGCCCGCAGCGCCCACCAGCAATACTCGGGCGCGACCCTCGTATTTGCCACCCTGAGGGCGACCCTGGGTGATAGACCAATCATCGCGGCGCTTCGCTCCCTGTGGCAGCAGCATGCCTACCCCGGCACACCCGCTCGGGCGCAGGACTTTGTCACCGCGCTCAAGCTGCAAAGCCCTGAGCATAGTGCCTTGATAGACGAGCTGTTACTGACCCCGGGAGCGCTTAGGTCTTTCGTGGCCAAAGACGGATCTGGGACCAAGCTCAGTCCGAACGCTCATCGCGGCGCTTTCGCACCACGGTGA
- a CDS encoding LytR/AlgR family response regulator transcription factor, which translates to MAKLRALLIDDEPLAHEVLRHHLAGHGDIEVLRSCYNAAEALAFLADNPVDLLFVDIQMPVLSGMALLKVLANRPQVIIVSAYSDYALEGFALDVTDYLQKPVGAARFAEALDKVRRRAAAALQAPSQEPSQEPMPSPVLSQAPRSGAETLAEASASLLVRVDREDRKLMIADIHYLEAYGNFVKIWLGDQCLLTASTLKQFQQRLPAGQFVQIHKSFVVNLAQVAARGSQRLSLKSGVQLKLGQAYRQALQGAWFG; encoded by the coding sequence TTGGCCAAGCTTCGCGCCCTGCTGATTGACGATGAACCGCTCGCCCATGAGGTGCTTAGGCACCATCTGGCCGGGCACGGCGACATCGAAGTGCTTCGCAGCTGTTACAACGCCGCCGAGGCGCTGGCCTTTTTGGCCGACAATCCGGTCGATTTGCTGTTTGTCGATATTCAGATGCCGGTGCTCAGCGGCATGGCGCTGCTCAAGGTGCTGGCAAACCGGCCCCAGGTGATAATCGTCAGCGCCTACAGCGACTATGCGCTGGAGGGCTTTGCTCTGGATGTGACCGACTATCTGCAAAAACCCGTGGGGGCGGCCCGCTTTGCCGAAGCGCTGGACAAGGTGCGCCGACGCGCCGCAGCTGCTTTACAGGCGCCCTCGCAAGAGCCCTCGCAAGAGCCCATGCCATCGCCTGTACTCTCACAGGCACCAAGGTCTGGCGCCGAGACCCTGGCGGAGGCGTCCGCCAGCCTGCTGGTGAGGGTCGATCGGGAAGATCGCAAGCTGATGATTGCTGATATCCACTACCTTGAGGCCTATGGCAATTTCGTCAAGATCTGGCTTGGCGATCAGTGTCTGCTCACCGCGAGTACCCTGAAGCAATTTCAGCAGCGGCTGCCGGCGGGGCAGTTTGTGCAGATCCACAAGTCCTTCGTGGTCAATCTGGCTCAGGTTGCTGCCCGAGGCAGCCAGCGCCTCAGCCTCAAATCCGGGGTGCAGCTTAAGCTGGGGCAGGCTTACCGTCAGGCCTTGCAAGGGGCGTGGTTCGGGTGA
- a CDS encoding ABC transporter ATP-binding protein — protein sequence MLTLKHISKTYADGTRALDRVSLTLPTGMTGLLGTNGAGKSTLLRTLAGIQAPDSGELKFMGLDVLKAPDVLRQRLGYLPQSFGVYPHMSCRALLLYLASLKGLTKADALDQIERLLALTHLTAFANKAVSSFSGGMRQRFGIAQALLGQPQLLILDEPTAGLDPTEREHLNRVLISLSEARLVLLSTHIVEDIENLCHRVALMHRGRVVDFGTVAELVAPMAGKVWLCPDTTGLAPNTRVLSHHFHHGRVSLRLCCDSQPHPQARPQQANLQDRYFFETRPDMGSANAAGQMEVADGR from the coding sequence ATGTTGACACTCAAACACATTTCAAAAACCTATGCCGACGGCACCCGGGCACTGGATCGGGTGTCGCTCACGCTGCCCACGGGCATGACTGGCCTGCTGGGCACCAACGGTGCCGGCAAGTCCACTTTGCTGCGCACCCTGGCGGGCATACAGGCTCCCGACAGCGGCGAGCTTAAGTTTATGGGGCTGGACGTGCTCAAGGCCCCCGACGTGCTGCGCCAACGCCTCGGTTATCTGCCCCAGAGTTTTGGGGTTTACCCCCATATGAGCTGCAGGGCACTGCTCTTGTATCTGGCGAGTCTCAAGGGCCTGACTAAGGCCGATGCCCTCGACCAAATAGAGCGACTGCTGGCACTCACCCACCTGACGGCCTTCGCCAACAAGGCTGTCAGCAGTTTTTCCGGTGGCATGCGCCAGCGCTTTGGCATCGCCCAGGCGCTGCTGGGCCAGCCGCAGCTGTTGATCCTCGATGAGCCCACCGCCGGACTGGACCCCACAGAGCGAGAGCATCTTAACCGGGTACTGATTAGCCTCAGCGAAGCGCGGCTGGTGCTGCTGTCGACCCATATTGTGGAAGACATAGAAAACCTCTGCCACAGGGTGGCGCTGATGCACAGGGGGCGCGTGGTGGATTTTGGCACTGTGGCCGAACTGGTCGCCCCCATGGCGGGTAAGGTGTGGCTGTGCCCCGACACGACCGGCCTGGCCCCGAATACCCGGGTGCTGAGCCATCATTTCCACCATGGCCGGGTGTCGCTGCGACTGTGCTGCGATAGTCAGCCGCATCCGCAGGCTCGGCCGCAGCAGGCAAACCTGCAGGACAGGTACTTTTTCGAGACCCGCCCGGACATGGGCAGTGCGAATGCCGCAGGACAAATGGAGGTGGCAGATGGTCGCTGA